In Bradyrhizobium sp. 170, the DNA window GCGACATCGCGCGTCCCCGCATCCAGACCATTATCGACAAATTTTCACAGGTGATCCGGGAGGCCTCGTCGAACGAAGCGGAGCGTTCCGACCTTACCCAGACGTTCGATCGCACCGTGGCCGAAGGACGCGCCGCCGTGAGCTCGGGCAAGATCGATTGCATCCGGGCCGACCGCCAGCTTGCCGATCTCGAACGCTCGATCTCCGGACCGAGCCTCTCCAGCGTCATCGGCCCGTCGCCTGCCGCCGCGGCGACCGCTGCGAATGCAGCGACCGCGCCGACGGCCAACGTGCCGGCTGGACCGCTGCCGCGCGGCATCGGCGAAAAGGAAATCCGTTTCGGCATCGCCGCGCCCTTCTCCGGCTCGGCCCGCGAGCTGGGACGCCAGATGAAACTGGGCATCGAAACCGCCTTCAACCGGATCAACGATGGCGGCGGCGTGGACGGCCGGATGCTGAAATTGTTCGCCGCCGACGACGGCTACGAGCCTTCGCGCACCGGCGAAGCCATGAAGCAGCTCTATGAAAAGGACCAGGTGTTCGGCATCGTCGGCAATGTCGGCACGCCGACCGCGGCGGTGGCGATCCCCTATGCGCTCGAACGCCGGATGCTGTTCTTCGGGGCCTTCACCGGCTCCAACATCCTGCGCAACGATCCGCCGGATCGCTACGTCTTCAATTATCGCGCCAGCTATGTTCAGGAAACCGACGCGGTCGTTCGTTACCTCGTCAAGATACGCCGACTGCAGCCGCGCCAGATCGCGGTCTTTGCGCAGCAGGATTCGTACGGCGATTCCGGATTTGCAGGGGTCGCGAAGGCGTTCCGCTCCATGGGCGTGAACGACGGCGCGATCCTTCGGCTCAACTATGCGCGAAACACTGTCGACGTGGACGACGCGATTAACCAGTTGAAGCTCGCGAAGCCGCCGATCAAGGCGGTGGTCATGGTCGCGACCTACCGGGCCGCGGCAAGGTTCATCGAGAAGACGCGCGACCTCTATCCCGGGATGATCTACTCCAACGTTTCGTTCGTCGGCTCCACTGCGCTTGCCGAAGAACTGAAGCTGTTGGGACCGCGCTACACCAACGGCGTGATCGTGACGCAGGTGGTGCCGGCGGTGTCGGGCTATTCATCCGCCGTGCTCGAATACAAGAACGCGCTCGCCAAATATTTCCCAGGCGAAGCGGCCGACTACGTTTCGTTCGAGGGCTATGTTGCCGCCAACGTCCTGATCGCGGGCATCAAGCGGGCCGGCCCGCAGATCGATACGGAGAAGCTGATCGACACGCTGGAGACGATGCGCAATCTAGACCTCGGTCTCGGGACCCAGCTGAGCTTCGGCCGCTCCGAGCACCAGGCCTCGAACAAGGTGTGGGGCACGGCGCTCGATGAGAGCGGACGCTATCAGCCGCTCGAGCTCGAATGATCAAAACGTTACCGGTGAAGTCGCATCGTCAGGGCAATTATTGCGCCCTCGATGCGGCTCGCCGGAATTTCAAGAAACTTCAAGCCCAAGAGTTGTGTCGTGCGTATTTTAGTGAAGCTGCGTTGGACTTCGTTTTTACTTAGTGCCTTTTTCATAACAGCCGCAGAAGCGGCCCCCGGCGACAAGATGGAGCTCGTACGCGACCTTGCCGGCCGCGTCGGGCCGGTGATCGGTTCGGTGCTGGCCTGCCCCGATGTCGCACGACCTCGAATCCAGTCGATCATCGAAAAGTTCGCGGCGGTGATCCGGGATGCCGCGACCAACGAGGCCCAGCGCTCCGACCTCGCCCAACTGTTCGATCGCAGCGTCGCGGACGGCCGCAACGCGGTGACGTCGGGCAGAACGGATTGCAGGCTGGCGGAACGCCGGCTGGTGGATCTCGAACAGTCGCTCACTCCATCCGGGCCGCCTCCGGCCGCAGCCGCTGCCGCCCCCGCCGCACCGGCTTTCGCCGCGGCGCCGGCGCCCGCGGTCAGCTTCGGAAATCCGGTCAATGCGGTCCGCGGCATATCCGACAACGAAATCCGGTTCGGCATCACGGCGGCCTTCACCGGCCCGGTAAGGGAGCGTGGCCGCCAGATGAAGCTCGGCATCGAGACCGCCTTCAACCAGGTCAACGACGCCGGAGGCGTCGGGGGACGGAAGCTGCGGATCATCGCCGCCGATGACGGCAACGAGCCGGCGCGCACGCTCCAGGCCGTGAGACAGCTCTACGAGAAGGACCAGATCTTCGGCCTCGTCGGCAGCATCGGCACCGCGACCGCAGCGGTCGCGGTTCCTTACGCGCTGGAGCGGCGGATGCTGTTCTTCGGGGCCTACACCGGCGGCAATGTCGTGCGCCGCGATCCTCCGGATCGCTATGTCTTCAACTACCGTCCGAGCTATGCCGAGGAAGCCGACGCCGCGGTGCGCTATCTGGTGAAGATGCGCCGCATCCCGGTCCGGCAGATCGCCGTGTTCGCCCAGCAGGACGATCTCGGCGATGCCGGGTTTGCCGGCGTCGCCAAGGCGTATCGCGCGCTCGGTATCAACGACAGCGCCATCCTGCGGCTCAACTACCCGCGCAACACCATCGAGGTCGACGAGGCCGTCAACACGTTGAGACTGCAAAAGGTGCCGGTCAGGGCGATCATCATGTCTGCCTCCTATCGGGCTGCCGCCAAATTCATCGAGAAGACGCGCAACCTGTATCCCGAGATGATCTTCACCAGTATCTCAGGCGTCGGCGGCTCATCGCTCGCCGACGAGCTGAAGCTGTTGGGGCCGCGCTACACGACAGGCGTCCTCGTGACGCAGGTCGTACCGGCGGTCTCCGGCCATTCGAGCGCGGTGCTCGAATACAAGAACGCGCTGGCGAAGTATTTTCCCGGCGAGGCGCCCGACTACGCGTCACTGGAAGGTTTCGTGGCGGCGAACATCCTGATCGACGGGCTCAAGCGCGCCGGCGCGCAGCTCGATACCGAAAAGCTGGTCGATGCGCTGGAGAGCACGCGCAATCTCGACCTCGGCCTCGGGGTGCCGCTTTCCTTTGCCCGCTCCGATCACCAGGCTTCGCACAAGATCTGGGGCACGGCGCTCGATGAAACCGGGCGCTTCCAGCCGGTCGATCTCGAATGATCAGGAAGCCGCGATCGCTGTGACCGCAGCCTCACCACGCCGTCTGTCTGCGCTCAGCGCTTCTCGATGACAAGACTCTGGATGGCGCGGCCGAAATAGCCGCGCTCATCGGCGAGCCGCGCCATGGCGAGCCCCGCGCCGTCCGGACCGATCCAGGATTCGGCATCGAGCAGGATCCAGTCGCCGGCCGGCTCGCGCGAAAAATTCACGGTGAGATCGGCGTTGAGAAACGTCCATTCGCGAAAGTCCAGCACGGCCGAGGTGCCGTTGCAAAAATCCGCCGCCGCCATCGCCCGCATCGCCTGCGAGACCGGTGCGCCCTGCACGATCGGCCGGTCGACGCGGTACCAGATCGCGCCGGGACCGGGCGAGCCGAACCGGCCGCGTGCGGCGCGCAGCGACATACCGGTGACGAAAGGGCTCGAGGAGAAATCAACGTTCTCGACGCGCGATTGGTCCGCCCCCGGTAGCTGGACCGGCCCGATAGCAGCCTCCGGCGGCAGTTCGTTGGCCTGCACCTTGATCTTCAGCACGGTCGCGCCGACCACGACGACGCCTTTGGCGAGCAGCCTCACGGCGCAAAGCTGGATCTTGCGCCCCTCGCGCAATACCTCGCTCTCGATCGTCAGCGGCGCCACCGGCACGGGGCGCATCAGGTCGACGGTGACACGGGCGATCCGCATCGGGACGGCAGTCGAAATCCGTTCCGCCGCCCACACGACCAGCGCCGCCGGCGGCGAGCCATGCTGCATGCTCGGGTCCCATGGTCCCGCGGCAAAGGGGCTGGTGACGACGTCGTTGCCGTCAACACGAAAGATTGCATCCATTGCGTGGGGGGTTCCTGTCGATCAAAGGGAACCGCTTCTTGCCTGCTTCGGCGGAACGAGTCGAGGCCGTGGCGGGCAAAGCGCCGTGCGTCATGCGCAGGAGACGGCGCGCCTCAGATGAACGCCATGCCGCCATTGAGGACGATGGTCTGTCCGGTCATGTAGTCGTTGCCGAGCACCATCGCGACGGCTTGCGCCACTTCCTCGGCCTGGCCCATGCGGCCGAGCGGGATGTTGCGGGCGAGATCGGTCCGGCCACCCATCATGTCGGTTGCGATCAGCGACGGCGCCACCGCGTTGACGGTAATCCCTTCCTTGACGAGCCGCGCGGCATAGCCTCGCGTCAGCCCTTCCATGCCGGCCTTGGAGGCGTTGTAGTGCACGCCGATGGCGCCGGCGCCGCGCGCAGCACCCGACGAGATATTGACGATGCGGCCCCATTTGCGCGCCCGCATATCAGGCAACACGGCCTGCGTGCAGAGGAACGCCGATTTCAGGTTGACCGCGATGGTGCGATCGAAATCGTCCTCGGTCAGATCATCGACGCCGCGCACGATCGCCATGCCCGCATTGTTGACGAGGATATCGATCGGGCCGAGCGCGGAAGCAACCTGGTCGACCATTCTGGCAACGGCCGCAGCCTGCGAGACGTCGGCCGCCACCGCGATGGCGCGGCCGCCGCCAGCCTTGATCCTGGCGACGACGGCCTCGGCATCATCGGCCCGCTCGCGGTAATTGACCACGACCGCGGCGCCGGCCTCGGCCAGAGCCCATGCGATCGCCGCACCAATGCCGCGGGACGCGCCCGTCACCAGCGCGACATGCGCGCCCAGATCCTGTCCGCTTGCCATCGAAACCTCACCTGACGTCAAAGGCGGATGCAATCATATCACTGCGGAAGCGCCGGAGTCGAAACGCTGACCACGTGAACGGCGCCCGGGCAGAATATCAGGTTGCGTTCGACCCCACGCTCTCCAGAAACTCCTTTACGGTATTGACCGTTCCGGTGCTGGTTGCGGCGTAGCCGGGCAGGCTCGCAACCCCATCCTGGAACTCGCGCCCCTTCATGATGTCGAGAACGCGCCGCATCGGCTCCGTCTCCAGAAATGTGCGCTTGCAGACGAAGAAATAGTCTTCCGTCAGCAGCCGGATGAAATCGAGCCCGAACTGCCGGGCGGCGGCCTCGACGCCAAAACTCACATCCGCCATGCCGCTGGCGACATAGGCGGCGACGGCGGCGTGGGTGAACTCCATTTGCTGCGCACCGTTGATCCTGGCCTCGTCGACCTTGTGCAGCGCCAGCAACTGATCGAACAGCAGCCGCGTGCCGGAATCATGGTCGCGGTTGACGAAGCGTGCCTTGCGCTCGACGACATCTCTGATCGAGGCGATCTTCAGCGGATTGCCGCGCTTGACCATCAGCCCCATTTCCCGCGTCACGAAACTGATCACGCGGTCCTCGCGCGGATCGAGCCATTCCTTGCAGGCCCGAATGCCCTGCGCGCGCAATTCGCCGCGCGGCAGATGCACGCCGGAAAGATCGCACGCGCCCTGCGCCAGCGACACCAGCGAATTCTGATTGCTGACATAACGCAGATCGACGCCGATGCCGGGTTCACGGTCCAGCAATTCGCGCAATTTCGACACCGCAAAACCGTGGCTGGCGTGAACGCGGATGACGGACGGGCGTTGATGCAGGAACGGCTTGATCTCGGTCACGAGTTCC includes these proteins:
- a CDS encoding ABC transporter substrate-binding protein, with the protein product MLFGIAGSAQAAGDITIVRDLAGRVGPVIGSAQACRDIARPRIQTIIDKFSQVIREASSNEAERSDLTQTFDRTVAEGRAAVSSGKIDCIRADRQLADLERSISGPSLSSVIGPSPAAAATAANAATAPTANVPAGPLPRGIGEKEIRFGIAAPFSGSARELGRQMKLGIETAFNRINDGGGVDGRMLKLFAADDGYEPSRTGEAMKQLYEKDQVFGIVGNVGTPTAAVAIPYALERRMLFFGAFTGSNILRNDPPDRYVFNYRASYVQETDAVVRYLVKIRRLQPRQIAVFAQQDSYGDSGFAGVAKAFRSMGVNDGAILRLNYARNTVDVDDAINQLKLAKPPIKAVVMVATYRAAARFIEKTRDLYPGMIYSNVSFVGSTALAEELKLLGPRYTNGVIVTQVVPAVSGYSSAVLEYKNALAKYFPGEAADYVSFEGYVAANVLIAGIKRAGPQIDTEKLIDTLETMRNLDLGLGTQLSFGRSEHQASNKVWGTALDESGRYQPLELE
- a CDS encoding ABC transporter substrate-binding protein yields the protein MELVRDLAGRVGPVIGSVLACPDVARPRIQSIIEKFAAVIRDAATNEAQRSDLAQLFDRSVADGRNAVTSGRTDCRLAERRLVDLEQSLTPSGPPPAAAAAAPAAPAFAAAPAPAVSFGNPVNAVRGISDNEIRFGITAAFTGPVRERGRQMKLGIETAFNQVNDAGGVGGRKLRIIAADDGNEPARTLQAVRQLYEKDQIFGLVGSIGTATAAVAVPYALERRMLFFGAYTGGNVVRRDPPDRYVFNYRPSYAEEADAAVRYLVKMRRIPVRQIAVFAQQDDLGDAGFAGVAKAYRALGINDSAILRLNYPRNTIEVDEAVNTLRLQKVPVRAIIMSASYRAAAKFIEKTRNLYPEMIFTSISGVGGSSLADELKLLGPRYTTGVLVTQVVPAVSGHSSAVLEYKNALAKYFPGEAPDYASLEGFVAANILIDGLKRAGAQLDTEKLVDALESTRNLDLGLGVPLSFARSDHQASHKIWGTALDETGRFQPVDLE
- a CDS encoding thioesterase family protein, whose product is MDAIFRVDGNDVVTSPFAAGPWDPSMQHGSPPAALVVWAAERISTAVPMRIARVTVDLMRPVPVAPLTIESEVLREGRKIQLCAVRLLAKGVVVVGATVLKIKVQANELPPEAAIGPVQLPGADQSRVENVDFSSSPFVTGMSLRAARGRFGSPGPGAIWYRVDRPIVQGAPVSQAMRAMAAADFCNGTSAVLDFREWTFLNADLTVNFSREPAGDWILLDAESWIGPDGAGLAMARLADERGYFGRAIQSLVIEKR
- a CDS encoding SDR family NAD(P)-dependent oxidoreductase, giving the protein MASGQDLGAHVALVTGASRGIGAAIAWALAEAGAAVVVNYRERADDAEAVVARIKAGGGRAIAVAADVSQAAAVARMVDQVASALGPIDILVNNAGMAIVRGVDDLTEDDFDRTIAVNLKSAFLCTQAVLPDMRARKWGRIVNISSGAARGAGAIGVHYNASKAGMEGLTRGYAARLVKEGITVNAVAPSLIATDMMGGRTDLARNIPLGRMGQAEEVAQAVAMVLGNDYMTGQTIVLNGGMAFI
- a CDS encoding substrate-binding domain-containing protein, which codes for MHHVEIETVWRFHKEGSPETAVVMLGVLNEIRKTGKLTSAAKHVQLSYRHVWNLVEQWSDFFGVPLVETHRGKGTALTAFGEKLVWAGERMQARLGPQLENLAQELVTEIKPFLHQRPSVIRVHASHGFAVSKLRELLDREPGIGVDLRYVSNQNSLVSLAQGACDLSGVHLPRGELRAQGIRACKEWLDPREDRVISFVTREMGLMVKRGNPLKIASIRDVVERKARFVNRDHDSGTRLLFDQLLALHKVDEARINGAQQMEFTHAAVAAYVASGMADVSFGVEAAARQFGLDFIRLLTEDYFFVCKRTFLETEPMRRVLDIMKGREFQDGVASLPGYAATSTGTVNTVKEFLESVGSNAT